One Molothrus aeneus isolate 106 chromosome 6, BPBGC_Maene_1.0, whole genome shotgun sequence genomic window carries:
- the ADM gene encoding pro-adrenomedullin, whose translation MKLVHVALLYLGSVTFFGVDAARVDVATEFKRKWTKWALSRAKRDVKPAGLLRGLGAAADVLPLIRTQDVKEDSRVSPPSNREDAHIRVKRYRQSINRFPHFQTKACRFGTCTVHWLVDELHRAAVNDRNDAAPPNKISPQGYGRRRRSLPEPRSPARSPSSGRRPRTRRAQPLAAFLGV comes from the exons ATGAAACTAGTTCACGTAGCCCTGCTCTATCTCGGCTCTGTGACCTTCTTCGGGGTGGATGCTGCAAGGGTGGACGTAGCGACAGAGTTCAAAAGAAA ATGGACGAAATGGGCATTAAGCCGAGCCAAGCGGGACGTGAAGCCTGCGGGCTTGCTCcgagggctgggggcagccgCCGACGTGCTGCCTCTCATACGCACCCAGGACGTGAAGGAGGATTCCCGAGTCTCGCCTCCCAG CAACCGGGAGGATGCTCACATCCGCGTCAAGCGCTACCGCCAGAGCATTAACAGATTCCCCCACTTCCAAACAAAGGCGTGCCGCTTCGGGACGTGCACGGTGCATTGGCTGGTCGACGAGCTCCACAGGGCGGCCGTCAACGATAGGAACGATGCCGCCCCCCCAAACAAGATCAGCCCCCAGGGCTACGGCCGCCGGCGGCGTTCCCTGCCCGAGCCCCGCAGCCCAGCGCGCTCCCCCAGCTCCGGGCGGCGCCCAAGGACGCGCCGGGCGCAGCCCCTCGCCGCCTTCCTCGGAGTCTGA